A window from Fragaria vesca subsp. vesca linkage group LG5, FraVesHawaii_1.0, whole genome shotgun sequence encodes these proteins:
- the LOC101312157 gene encoding UPF0760 protein C2orf29-like yields MKKRATLGFEDSKAVFGLLRAEQRPLEEIVSDFASIFSHGRQFIPSFSLSVLLQDKKMLSSTQRLIAFAILHQAYASQKPSANPFINLIISAACDVEAEKCERAFVLQLLQLFGSDGSNNGKEFLKQSAADYIKNFDPSVHVFPQQEQLQQQYADKGHPEPYSSPFKDGSIKNVVADPDVPRGCDANSSEFDLQPGAKSKVGSGDKDETMLGLLSNIALEGLGPHWSRPIPPRLPVQDDELVWLNPVDNHELLWDDGMCVDTSRGAAVRDLIAKALKGPLVPAQQEQVLLELANDPKLVYHCGLTPRKLPELVENNPLIAVEVLTKLINSPEIAEYFTVLVNMDMSLHSMEVVNRLTTAVELPSEFIHMYITNCISSCENIKDKYMQNRLVRLVCVFLQSLIRNNIINVKDLFIEVQAFCIEFSRIREAAALFRLLKSLE; encoded by the exons ATGAAGAAGAGGGCGACGCTGGGATTCGAAGATTCCAAGGCCGTGTTTGGACTCCTCCGAGCAGAGCAACGACCACTCGAAGAGATCGTCTCCGACTTCGCCTCTATTTTCTCCCATGGCCGCCAATTCATTCCCTCCTTCTCCCTCTCCGTTCTCTTACAG GATAAGAAGATGCTGAGTTCCACCCAACGCTTGATTGCATTTGCTATACTTCACCAGGCTTACGCTTCCCAGAAACCGTCCGCAAATCCGTTCATTAATTTGATCATCAGC GCCGCATGCGATGTTGAAGCTGAAAAATGTGAGAGGGCATTTGTTCTTCAGCTATTACAGCTATTCGGGTCTGATGGCTCTAACAATGGCAAAGAG TTTCTTAAACAGTCCGCTGCAGATTACATTAAAAACTTTGATCCTTCGGTGCAT GTTTTTCCGCAACAGGAACAGTTGCAGCAGCAGTATGCAGATAAAGGCCATCCAGAACCATATAGTTCTCCATTCAAGGATGGTTCTATCAAAAATGTGGTAGCAGACCCTGATGTTCCTCGTGGTTGCGATGCCAACTCATCAGA GTTTGATCTACAACCCGGAGCAAAATCTAAAGTCGGTTCTGGAGATAAAGATGAGACAATGCTTGGCTTGTTGTCCAATATAGCACTGGAAGGATTAGGTCCTCACTGGAGCAGGCCTATTCCTCCGAGGCTCCCAGTTCAGGACGATGAA CTGGTGTGGCTCAACCCAGTCGACAATCATGAACTTTTATGGGATGATGGTATGTGTGTTGATACAAGCAGAGGTGCCGCTGTACGGGACCTAATAGCTAAAGCTTTGAAGGGACCACTTGTGCCTGCACAACAAGAG CAAGTCTTGTTGGAGTTGGCAAATGACCCGAAACTTGTATATCACTGTGGGCTGACACCAAGAAAGCTACCG GAATTGGTGGAAAATAATCCCCTTATTGCGGTTGAAGTTCTCACCAAGTTGATAAACTCTCCTGAAATTGCTGA ATATTTTACAGTGCTCGTCAATATGGACATGAGTCTACACTCCATGGAAGTTGTGAACAGGCTAACAACAGCTGTTGAACTTCCTTCCGAGTTCATACACATGTACATAACCAATTGTATATCTTCATGTGAGAACATCAAG GACAAGTACATGCAGAACAGACTAGTGAGGCTTGTTTGTGTATTTCTGCAGAGCCTTATCCGAAACAACATTATAAATG TTAAGGATCTCTTCATTGAAGTCCAAGCGTTTTGCATCGAGTTCTCCCGCATTAGAGAAGCAGCTGCACTCTTTAGGCTCCTAAAGTCCTTGGAATGA
- the LOC101312447 gene encoding T-complex protein 1 subunit alpha-like: MAVSGQTPDIMGDRQYGQDVRTQNVVACQAIANVVKSSLGPVGLDKMLVDDIGDVTITNDGATILKMLEVEHPAAKILVDLAELQDKEVGDGTTSVVILAAELLKRANDLVKHKIHPTSIISGYRLAMREACKYVEEKLAVKVEKLGKDCLVNCARTSMSSKLISGDSDFFSNLVVDAVLAVKMTNARGDVKYPIKGINILKAHGKSARESYLLNGYALNTGRAAQGMPLKVSPAKIACLDLNLQKTKMQMGVQVLVSDPRELEKIRQREADMTKERIEKLLKAGANVILTTKGIDDMALKYFVEAGAIAVRRVQKEDMRHVAKATGATMVSTFADMEGEETFDPSLLGSADEVVEERVSDDDVILIKGTKNNSAVSLILRGANDYMLDEMERALHDALSIVKRTLESNTVVPGGGAVETALCEYLECFAITLGSREQLAIAEFAESLTVIPKVLAVNAAKDSTDLVAKMRAYHHKAQAPGDRRQQSHCNWGLDLVKGVVINNLEAGVIEPAMSKIKMIQFATEAAITILRIDDMIRLVKDESQGEE, encoded by the exons ATGGCTGTCTCCGGCCAGACGCCCGATATCATGGGCGACCGTCAGTACGGTCAAGACGTCCGCACACAAAACG TGGTGGCTTGCCAAGCTATTGCCAATGTCGTCAAATCGTCGCTCGGCCCCGTCGGTCTGGACAAG ATGCTTGTCGATGATATTGGTGATGTGACTATTACAAATGATGGAGCTACCATACTCAAGATGCTAGAAGTGGAGCATCCTGCTGCCAAG ATACTTGTGGATCTGGCTGAGCTTCAAGACAAAGAAGTTGGAGATGGGACGACTTCAGTTGTCATTCTTGCTGCGGAGTTGCTAAAG CGAGCAAATGATCTAGTGAAGCACAAAATTCATCCGACTTCCATAATCAGTGGCTACAGG CTCGCTATGAGGGAAGCGTGCAAATATGTTGAGGAAAAGTTAGCCGTGAAG GTTGAAAAGCTCGGAAAAGATTGCCTGGTCAATTGTGCAAGAACAAGCATGTCCTCAAAGTTGATATCTGGTGACAGTGATTTCTTTTCAAATTTG GTTGTAGATGCTGTACTAGCTGTAAAGATGACCAATGCACGGGGGGATGTCAAGTACCCAATCAAG GGTATTAATATTTTGAAAGCTCATGGAAAAAGTGCAAGAGAAAGCTATCTCTTGAATGGGTATGCACTAAATACAGGCCGTGCTGCACAAGGAATGCCGCTTAAAGTTTCCCCTGCTAAGATTGCTTGCCTTGATTTGAATCTTCAGAAGACAAAAATGCAAATGGGTGTCCAAGTTTTAGTCAGTGACCCTAGGGAGCTTGAAAAAATCCGCCAAAG AGAAGCAGATATGACGAAAGAACGTATTGAGAAACTTCTGAAAGCTGGAGCAAATGTTATTCTGACTACAAAAGGAATTGATGATATGGCACTCAAG TATTTTGTGGAGGCTGGGGCTATCGCTGTGAGACGTGTTCAAAAGGAAGATATGCGCCATGTTGCTAAGGCTACTGGTGCAACTATG GTATCAACTTTCGCTGATATGGAAGGGGAGGAAACATTTGATCCTTCACTTCTTGGATCTGCAGATGAAGTTGTAGAGGAGCGTGTATCTGATGACGATGTAATTTTGATAAAAGGGACCAAAAATAATAGTGCG GTCTCCTTGATCCTTAGAGGTGCAAATGACTATATGCTTGATGAGATGGAGAGAGCTCTTCATGATGCTCTATCTATTGTCAAGAGGACTCTAGAATCGAACACG GTGGTACCTGGTGGAGGCGCAGTTGAGACTGCGTTGTGCGAGTATTTGGAGTGCTTTGCTATCACTCTAGGATCTCGTGAACAGTTGGCAATTGCAGAATTTGCTGAATCTTTGACAGTCATACCAAAG GTGCTAGCTGTCAATGCTGCCAAGGACTCTACAGACTTGGTTGCAAAGATGAGGGCCTACCACCACAAGGCACAAGCTCCGGGTGACAGGAGGCAGCAGTCACATTGCAACTGGGGTTTGGATCTTGTAAAAGGAGTAGTTATTAACAATTTAGAGGCTGGAGTCATTGAGCCTGCAATGAGCAAAATAAAGATGATTCAG TTTGCAACTGAAGCGGCTATAACAATTCTCCGAATTGATGACATGATCAGGCTAGTCAAAGATGAAAGTCAGGGTGAGGAGTAA
- the LOC101312733 gene encoding GATA transcription factor 26-like: MGKQGPCYHCGVTSTPLWRNGPPEKPVLCNACGSRWRTKGTLVNYTPLHARAEPDDYEDHRVSRMKIMSINKNKEVKLVKRKQHPDSVGVGADYSLGFRKLVDEDTSNRSSSGSAVSNTESCAHFGSADASDLTGPAQSMVWDSTVPSRKRTCVGRPKQSPVEKLTKDLYTILHEQQQSSYFSGSSEEDLLFESETPMVSVEIGHGSVLIRHPSSIIREEESEASSLSVDNLQCHRNEAYSRSASLLVHNNEGVNMSSTVIGKMNSPAGQGMQQEKRDKSQHDNLQILGNHNSPLRHIDLNDIVNYEEFIRQLTNEEQQQLLKHLPPADVKFPYSLKNMFDSPQFRENLTSFQQLLAEGVFDISLPGAKSEDCKTLKRLVLSNSSKSKWVERYHLIKKCKTTPGKSVVSGSNFTTSSNFRQVKRLRDNETQSFPDVKMVMKSPKRVIMKGGYENKDILDYDGSCFSPRSLFALPPDGSSLMLDSMSFVEESSDQDLLLDVPSNGSYPQAELLHPTLSFGSQQASTSSSSIYPHLLHP, encoded by the exons ATGGGCAAGCAAGGGCCCTGCTATCACTGTGGAGTTACAA GCACCCCTCTTTGGCGCAATGGGCCACCTGAAAAGCCAGTACTTTGCAATGCATGTGGATCTCGATGGAGGACTAAGGGAACACTAGTAAATTATACCCCTCTACATGCTCGAGCAGAACCTGATGATTATGAAGATCACAGAGTTTCCAGGATGAAGATCATGTCTATAAATAAAAACAAAGAAGTGAAACTGGTTAAAAGAAAGCAGCATCCTGATAGTGTAGGGGTTGGTGCTGATTACTCCCTTGGGTTTCGGAAGCTAGTTGATGAAGATACAAGTAATAGATCCAGTTCCGGGTCTGCTGTGTCTAACACTGAAAGTTGTGCACACTTTGGGAGTGCAGATGCAAGTGATTTGACAG GTCCTGCTCAGTCAATGGTGTGGGACTCAACAGTACCTTCTAGGAAAAGGACCTGTGTCGGTCGTCCAAAACAATCTCCTGTTGAAAAGCTCACAAAAGATCTATATACTATTTTACATGAACAACAACAGTCTTCATACTTCTCTGGGTCTTCTGAAGAAGATCTACTTTTTGAGAGTGAAACACCTATGGTCTCTGTTGAGATAGGACATGGAAGTGTTCTCATAAGGCATCCCAGCTCAATAATCCGAGAAGAGGAATCTGAAGCTAGCTCACTTTCAGTTGATAACCTGCAGTGCCATAGAAATGAGGCTTATTCCCGTTCTGCATCCCTTCTTGTACATAACAACGAGGGTGTAAATATGTCCAGTACTGTGATTGGAAAGATGAATAGCCCTGCAGGACAAGGGATGCAACAAGAGAAAAG GGACAAGTCACAGCATGACAACTTGCAAATCTTGGGAAACCATAATTCACCACTTCGTCATATAGATTTAAAT GATATTGTAAATTATGAAGAGTTCATAAGGCAGTTGACAAATGAGGAGCAACAGCAATTACTGAAGCATCTACCTCCAGCTGATGTCAAATTTCCTTATAG CCTCAAAAATATGTTTGATAGCCCTCAGTTCAGAGAGAACTTAACTTCCTTTCAGCAACTGCTTGCAGAAGGGGTCTTTGATATCTCCCTCCCAGGGGCAAAGTCTGAAGACTGTAAGACTTTGAAAAGGCTTGTATTATCCAATTCTTCAAAATCTAAATGGGTTGAGCGCTATCATCTTATCAAG AAGTGTAAGACTACCCCAGGAAAGTCTGTTGTCTCTGGATCTAACTTCACCACATCTAGTAATTTTCGACAAGTCAAGAGACTGCGGGACAATGAGACTCAAAGTTTTCCAG ATGTAAAGATGGTTATGAAGAGCCCCAAAAGGGTAATCATGAAGGGGGGCTATGAAAACAAGGATATCCTAGACTACGATGGTTCTTGCTTTAGTCCAAGAAGCCTCTTTGCTTTGCCTCCCGATGGTAGCTCTCTCATGCTAGATTCCATGAGTTTTGTCGAAGAAAGTTCTGACCAAGATCTTCTGCTGGATGTTCCATCCAATGGTTCTTACCCACAAGCAGAGCTTCTTCACCCAACATTGAGTTTTGGTTCCCAACAAGCAAGCACTAGTAGTAGCTCAATATACCCACATCTACTCCATCCCTGA